The Humulus lupulus chromosome 7, drHumLupu1.1, whole genome shotgun sequence region CATAAAAGCGGGACCCGCATCCATCTCAGAGATGGGACAATCAGAACcactcattaaaatcaccatatcaAGGATCATGGACTAGAATCAACCAATCTTGGCCGAGTCAGATTCACTGTGCTGTAATACCTTTACGCCCACGAGTTGTTACCGTCCCTATACTCTATCGAAGGCTTGAGGCTAGCAAAAGCTTAAACACGGGGAATTAGTGAAGCTGAAGGAGCCAACACCAACTTCCGAGTCTTCAAAGTTCAAAACCTCAAGTCTGCACATGCCTCAACGGCACCACCGAGGCTAGGCTATGAGTTTATATAAAATGTTATCGTAGATTTTTTCATGGACATGTGTGGGTTGGCTTCGCCGCCTCTAACGCCGGACCGTACAACCCTCTGTTTTTTCAACGGGTTCTGTCAAATTTCTCATCGATTTTCCTTGTCTTACTTGCGAAATCCTGCGATATCTTCATTGCCCACTTGCAGACACAGCTCAATTGGTGGCCTGAACGTGTTTTTATCAGCTGGTTTGTCCTCCACACCGGGTTTCTGGGATTtgaaaaggagaaggagaaggggATGGTGCGTTGCAAGAGCGAGTCGTAGAGAATCTCCTTATGAAGTTTTAGGTGTGTCCCCATCTGCGTCTAGCGATGAAATCAAAAGGGCTTATCGGAAACTAGCTCTCAAGTTTCATCCTGATGTGAATAAGGAGGTAACTACAGCTGTAGAACGCGACTCAATATCGTTATTACAGGATTTGGTGCTCTGGTCAAATGATTTTGCATTGTTTCTTTTATGCTTTGGTTAGCTTTTCTTGTACTTTTGCGAAAGAGTGCACTTATTTGGTGCGTGATACTTCGTTTTATTGGGATTGGGACTCTTTTTGCTAAGACAGAGAGAGTATCTAATTAAGTTAGGTTCTTTCTTTTGTTTATTCAGTTTCAGCATTATGTACCTTCCATTTGAGTGTGGAATTACCTCTATGTTTAGTCTCATTTGTCTAAAATGAGTCTTTTCACAGGCTAATGCGCAGGAGAGATTCATGAGAATTAAACACGCCTACAACACATTGCTGAGCTCAGAATCACGTAGGAAATATGATTATGGGAACCGTGATTCTGGGTTTTCCTATTCTTCAGCTCAAAGAAGTAGAGTTTCACAAGATGAAGAAGAGTTCTATGGCTTTGGTAAGAACTAATATTTCCATCAATTTCATGTGtataaatatgtttatttattgcTTATAGCTTTAAGAATTATGCTCATGTTCAATATATCTGTATGCCAACCCTGTTTCAAATATGGGGTTTCATCTAGGCATGCCTTGAAAGTCTGCCCAAAATCCAAATAACAATCAAAACAAAGCTTGATGACCTGCTGTCGATATCCTCTTTTTCATAGTTAATCTTTACAAGTATTTATTAACAACACCTTCATGATGCAGGTAATTTTTTGAGAGATGTTCAAATATCAATAGGTAGATTTGTCTACTTCACGAGGCCATCATCCCACTAGCCATGAACTTATTACGTTCTTTTACATCTTACGGAAGATATTGTTTTGCCCATTTATGTTGAGAACTTGAGAGTAATGTAAGTCTCGTTGGTGTTACAGAGGATTTATTCAAAGATCTTCAAGAAGAATTCAAGAACTGGGAAGCTACTGCCGCAAAAGGAAAGCCAAAGAGTCTTTGGGAGGAATTAGCGGTAAGATTTTTTTTACTTGGACATGAAAACTATAGTGAGTTAGACGTGGGAGACCTCACCTATAATATGTGAGTCTACACTTTGCAGGAAATTGGAGAAGAATTTGTAGAATTTCTTGAGAAGGAACTCAACATATCGGACGATGAGGCCGAAAGTGATAACTACAATGGAGGGTCTCAGAAAGGCAACCATTCCAGAAGTTCTGGGAAAGAGAAAATGGAAGGTGACATTCGAAATGAGGCAGGAAAAGGGAGCAGCATTGAGGACAACATTGATGAGATAGAAGCTACCCTTGCCCAGTTAAAAAAAGAATTGGGTTTGTAGAGTTTTAGGATTTGATTACTTGCCACTTTATAACATCCAAAAGGAAAGTGAATTCTCAGCTCTAAACACAGGCAAGCGACTGCCAAAAATAATCTCCTAATGCTATAAATTGATCGCTATTTTGGCCATAATAGACAGAAACCATTACTACATAGCCAATGTATAGTTCCgtttatttggttgattattgtagcaaGTTCTTAGGAATGCTATAAATTTATGTGAAAATTTCTTTTCTGAATTGACATTGAGAAACTGTTACAAGCCATTCAGCCGTCTGCCATGGGGCCAATAATCTTCTAGAACAACAATTGTCTCAAACAAATAATATAAAGTATTGGCctgataaatattataattacagcaaaactataaagtaaatttCTCATTCCATTTGAATCATGTCTAGTGCAAACCAACACTAATAAATTTAACTCAAATACTGTCGGACGGTCTTTgctctttttctttaataaaatccTAGAGGAACGCAATGTAATCGATCAAATAAAAAAGACTAAATCTAATCACATCTCAAAATCTCTCCCCAAATCGGAAAAATAAAGCGCCGGTGCCTGAGTTATGATCAATAGCATACTCAGCTCTCACTAAACCTAGTTTCGCGCCAACACCATATGATGATCCTTTACCCATTCTCCTGTATACTTCTGTGGGGTTCCCCTTGACATCCTTGGAACTTCCAAGATCATTGCCATGTTCGGCAAAAGCATATACATGTGTACCTCTCACTGGAATCCTCAGCTCAGCTGCAAGCTGTAATCAGCAAAAATAGAAATGAAACAATCAGGTTTGTGATCCTCTCACTCTCCCAATTTTAAAGTAAAAGATTATCATAGTAAGATTGTGATTATGACTAATGCTTGTCTTGACTCTAAGTAGCTCCTACCTCAAGGATGTTTCTTGCCGCGCCTATCTCACCCATGTTATAACCTCTCACAGAATAGGGGCCGCCAAGGGTGAAAGCATCATAACTTGGAAGGTCACCAACACAGCCACCATAGTGCCCAT contains the following coding sequences:
- the LOC133791125 gene encoding uncharacterized protein LOC133791125 isoform X2; this encodes MDMCGLASPPLTPDRTTLCFFNGFCQISHRFSLSYLRNPAISSLPTCRHSSIGGLNVFLSAGLSSTPGFWDLKRRRRRGWCVARASRRESPYEVLGVSPSASSDEIKRAYRKLALKFHPDVNKEANAQERFMRIKHAYNTLLSSESRRKYDYGNRDSGFSYSSAQRSRVSQDEEEFYGFEDLFKDLQEEFKNWEATAAKGKPKSLWEELAEIGEEFVEFLEKELNISDDEAESDNYNGGSQKGNHSRSSGKEKMEGDIRNEAGKGSSIEDNIDEIEATLAQLKKELGL
- the LOC133791125 gene encoding uncharacterized protein LOC133791125 isoform X1, translating into MDMCGLASPPLTPDRTTLCFFNGFCQISHRFSLSYLRNPAISSLPTCRHSSIGGLNVFLSAGLSSTPGFWDLKRRRRRGWCVARASRRESPYEVLGVSPSASSDEIKRAYRKLALKFHPDVNKEANAQERFMRIKHAYNTLLSSESRRKYDYGNRDSGFSYSSAQRSRVSQDEEEFYGFGNFLRDVQISIEDLFKDLQEEFKNWEATAAKGKPKSLWEELAEIGEEFVEFLEKELNISDDEAESDNYNGGSQKGNHSRSSGKEKMEGDIRNEAGKGSSIEDNIDEIEATLAQLKKELGL